A single region of the Raphanus sativus cultivar WK10039 chromosome 1, ASM80110v3, whole genome shotgun sequence genome encodes:
- the LOC130510456 gene encoding uncharacterized protein LOC130510456: protein MGKRLDALLGRTFKTNKFKSLLNLALTRLSILKNQRQVRCSQATSDVTELLKLGQHENAYQRVDQVIKDQNTLDVFFFIHGYFTLLLDRVHLFEHSRDCPDELLEAVSSLLFAASRIGEFPELQEIRNVLVSRFGKDIAARSIELRNDCGVNPKIIQKLSTRHPPREARMKVLKEIAAENNIVLKLEVASSTTNEGKSDVSKAKLASEVGEDELGEGLGLSDLVKRGKQKYKDVADAAQAAFVSAAHAAAAARAAVELCQFAPCGPDNTGNTGGGSSSSGSGNNKTEQEGNDDDDDLSEGEADVRSESKKSILDTKDLTESKKSISDTEDNIEDVMSFREDPVKLLEKAVVVYDSEEETKHTVQTNTTTEVKDEESLKDCSDRADTGHVDSMVHSVEEPIMSKASLKGPISVRTRQVRGY, encoded by the exons ATGGGGAAGAGGCTAGACGCTTTGCTTGGTCGGACTTTCAAAACCAACAAGTTCAAGTCTCTTCTCAACTTAGCTCTCACCAGGCTCTCTATTCTCAAGAACCAACGTCAAGTCAGATGCTCTCAGGCCACCTCTGATGTCACCGAGCTTCTTAAGCTTGGCCAACACGAGAACGCTTACCAGAGAGTCGACCAAGTCATTAAAGACCAGAACACCCTcgatgttttctttttcatccATGGCTACTTCACTCTCTTGCTCGACCGCGTTCACCTCTTCGAACACAGCAGAGATTGCCCTGATGAGCTTCTAGAAGCTGTTTCGAGTTTGCTTTTTGCAGCTTCTAGAATAGGAGAGTTTCCTGAGCTTCAAGAGATTCGTAACGTTTTGGTTTCGCGTTTTGGTAAAGATATCGCGGCTAGGTCCATCGAGTTGCGCAATGATTGTGGGGTTAATCCCAAA ATAATTCAGAAGTTGTCGACAAGACATCCACCAAGAGAAGCTAGGATGAAGGTTTTGAAGGAGATTGCTGCAGAAAATAACATCGTTCTGAAACTAGAAGTTGCTTCTTCTACGACCAATGAG GGAAAATCAGATGTTTCCAAGGCTAAGTTAGCAAGTGAAGTTGGAGAAGATGAGTTAGGAGAAGGGCTAGGGTTGTCTGATTTGGTTAAGAGAGGAAAGCAGAAGTACAAAGATGTGGCTGATGCTGCACAAGCAGCGTTTGTGTCAGCAGCTCATGCAGCAGCGGCTGCACGAGCAGCTGTAGAGCTTTGTCAGTTTGCGCCTTGTGGACCAGACAATACGGGTAATACTGGTGGGGGAAGTTCATCTAGTGGTTCTGGAAACAATAAAACAGAACAAGAAGGtaatgatgatgacgatgatctTTCAGAAGGTGAAGCGGATGTGAGATCAGAATCTAAGAAGTCTATATTGGATACAAAAGATCTCACAGAATCTAAGAAGTCTATATCGGATACAGAAGATAATATTGAGGATGTGATGTCATTTAGAGAAGACCCTGTGAAGCTGTTGGAGAAGGCTGTTGTGGTGTACGACAGTGAGGAAGAAACCAAACATACTGTTCAGACTAATACTACTACTGAGGTTAAAGATGAGGAAAGTCTTAAGGATTGTTCTGATAGAGCGGATACAGGACATGTGGACAGCATGGTTCATTCGGTTGAGGAACCTATTATGAGTAAAGCTAGTTTAAAGGGTCCTATTTCAGTCAGGACCAGACAGGTTCGTGGATACTAA
- the LOC108838728 gene encoding homologous-pairing protein 2 homolog, which yields MAPKTDNTEAIVLKFVNEQNRPLNTQNAADALQKFSLKKTAVQKALDSLAESGKITFKEYGKQKLYIARQDQFEIPNAEELALMKEENAKLQEQLQEKRKTISEVESEIKSLQSNLTLEEIQEKDAKLRKEVKEMEEKLIKLREGVTLVRPEDKKAVEDMYSDKINQWRKRKRMFRDVWDTVTENFPRDIKEFKEELGIEYDEDVGLSLQEYSDLIPHGKKRGRGQ from the exons ATGGCTCCTAAAACGGATAACACAGAAG CGATCGTTCTCAAGTTTGTAAACGAG CAAAACCGACCTCTAAACACGCAAAACGCAGCTGATGCTCTGCAGAAGTTTAGCCTCAAGAAGACGGCTGTTCAGAAAGCGCTTGACAGCCTCGCTGAATCTGGCAAAATCACTTTCAAGGAGTATGGGAAGCAGAAGCTGTACATTGCTAGGCAAGACCAGTTCGAGATTCCAAACGCTGAGGAACTTGCTCTGATGAAAGAGGAGAATGCAAAGCTCCAGGAGCAGCTTCAAGAGAAGAGGAAGACCATCAGTGAAGTGGAGTCAg AAATAAAGAGCTTGCAGTCAAACTTGACACTAGAGGAGATACAAGAGAAAGATGCTAAGCTGAGGAAAGAG GTTAAGGAAATGGAAGAGAAACTGATCAAACTACGCGAAGGTGTTACGTTGGTGAGGCCGGAAGACAAAAAGGCTGTTGAAGATATGTACTCTGACAAGATCAACCAGTGGAGAAAGCGTAAGAGGATGTTCAGAGACGTTTGGGATACTGTCACTGAGAATTTTCCCAGAGATATCAAGGAGTTTAAG GAGGAGCTTGGAATTGAATATGATGAAGATGTTGGCCTAAGTCTGCAGGAATATTCTGACCTGATTCCGCATGGTAAAAAGAGGGGCAGAGGGCAGTAA
- the LOC130496015 gene encoding transcription factor HRS1-like, protein MIKKLSIMDYNRERCGQYIETLEEERRKILVFQRELPLCLDLVTQAIERCKREITETGTYNVYGQSECSEQTTGQCTPVLEQFFNIKDSSTSNEEEVEEELEDEQGNHDPENDSEDKNMKSDWLKSVQLWNQPDPLLPKEEQSQQMMETVVKRDESMREDPMANSGERRRRETERKQRRCWSSQLHRRFLNALQHLGGPHVATPKQIREFMKVDGLTNDEVKSHLQKYRLHTRRPSQTVPNNGNSQKQHFVVVGGLWVPQSDYSTGKTTRGATTSGTTTTTTTTAGIYGAMAAPPAPQWPSHFNFTPSIIVE, encoded by the exons ATGATTAAGAAGCTAAGCATTATGGACTACAACCGGGAGAGATGTGGTCAATACATCGAAACTCTTGAAGAAGAACGTCGAAAGATTCTTGTCTTCCAACGTGAACTTCCTCTTTGCTTAGACCTCGTAACCCAAG CAATCGAGAGGTGTAAGAGGGAAATAACGGAGACGGGCACATATAATGTGTACGGACAATCAGAATGCTCCGAGCAAACAACCGGACAATGTACGCCTGTCTTGGAACAATTTTTTAACATCAAAGACTCATCGACCTCCAATGAAGAAGAGGTAGAAGAAGAATTAGAGGATGAGCAGGGTAATCACGACCCCGAAAATGATTCTGAGGACAAGAACATGAAGTCTGATTGGCTTAAGTCTGTTCAGCTCTGGAACCAACCAGACCCGCTTCTTCCAAAAGAG GAACAGTCGCAACAGATGATGGAGACGGTGGTGAAGAGAGATGAAAGTATGAGAGAAGATCCAATGGCTAACAGTGGCGAACGAAGGAGAAGAGAGACGGAGAGAAAGCAAAGAAGGTGTTGGTCTTCGCAGTTGCATAGACGCTTCTTGAACGCTCTCCAACACTTAGGTGGACCTCATG TAGCTACGCCAAAGCAAATAAGGGAGTTTATGAAGGTTGATGGATTAACAAATGATGAAGTTAAAAGCCATTTACAG aaatataGACTGCATACAAGAAGACCAAGCCAAACAGTCCCTAACAACGGGAACTCTCAAAAGCAACATTTCGTAGTCGTCGGGGGTTTATGGGTACCACAATCTGACTACTCTACGGGAAAGACCACCAGAGGAGCCACCACTAGCGGCACTACCACGACAACGACCACAACCGCCGGGATCTACGGAGCAATGGCCGCACCACCAGCGCCACAGTGGCCGAGCCACTTCAATTTTACGCCGTCTATTATTGTGGAATAA